Within Sorghum bicolor cultivar BTx623 chromosome 2, Sorghum_bicolor_NCBIv3, whole genome shotgun sequence, the genomic segment AAGTACCTGATTCCTATCGTCCTTGACCTTCAGTCCCCCACTACTCCAAGTGGCGAGGCTACCATCTTCTCGCTCTCGGCCAGTACTCCCTGAAGGATCATGTCCTTAGTGATGAGTCCCACCCCGCCGATCCCGCATGGACTGCGTGGTCATTTCGTGGATCTTCAACACCATCTCCACCGAGCTGCTCGACATCATCCACGCCCATGATGGCGTCTTCGCTCGGGTGGCTTGGCTCGGACTAGAGCAACAGTTCCTTGGGAACCGGGAGTCTCGGGCACTACTCCTTGACGCGGAGTTCCGCAATCTCAACCAAGGTGATCTTCCTATTGATGACTACTACCGTAAGATGAAGCGCATGTCTGATGCCCTTGCGAATCTTGATGAACCAGTCATCAATCGCACCCTGGTTTTCAACATTCTCCGAGGCCTCAATGAGCGGTTTTAGTTCATGACTCAACTCATCTCCCGCCAGAAGCCGTTCTCTTCATTTGAAGAGGTACGCGCCGATCTGGTGCAGCCCTTCGTGACTCCTACTACCCTCCTCACTTCCAGCAAGTCGTCCTCACCAAGACCTGCTCCCAGCCCTGCTCCTCCGCACCCGTCCAACCTATCCTCATCAGGTAGTGGCTCTTCAGGCAGCAACTCTGGCTCAGGCCCGAGCCGGCATCACCGTGGCGGCCGCAACCAGGGTCCTCCAAGCGGCCAGCAATGGCCATCCCTCTACAATCCCTAGTCCGGTCCATTCAGATGTGGCCTAGACCCTAGGGTGGCGGCCTTCGTCTTCCTACAGCATGTGCCAGCACTCCTACCCCACAGCAGCAGCACGCCATGATGGCCGGTGTGCCCTTCCTAGGCTCCCTAGCTGCTCCTCTAGGGCCGGGCTCCTACTTCCCGGCACTGCTCCCCACTCCTCTGGCTGCACCTCCGGCATGGGCTCCCTGGGATCCCCAGTCTCTTGCTTAGGCATTTATCACTGTCTAGCTCACTCCACAGAGCAGCAATGACTGGGTCTTCGACTCCGACACCTCTGCCCACATAACCTCCAACCCTGGTCCACCCTATGCACCTTCCTTGGCTATTCCTCCAATCACAAGGGCTACCGGTGCCTCaatctttcctccaatcatgtCATCATCTCTCGTCATGTTATCTACGATGAGATGACCTTTCCTTTCTCTAGACACCGGACCCCATCTCCTACCGAGCTTGATTTTCTAACTAATACCGAT encodes:
- the LOC110432609 gene encoding uncharacterized protein LOC110432609, which produces MDCVVISWIFNTISTELLDIIHAHDGVFARVAWLGLEQQFLGNRESRALLLDAEFRNLNQGDLPIDDYYRKMKRMSDALANLDEPVINRTLKPFSSFEEVRADLVQPFVTPTTLLTSSKSSSPRPAPSPAPPHPSNLSSSGSGSSGSNSGSGPSRHHRGGRNQGPPSGQQWPSLYNP